A genomic segment from Actinoplanes sichuanensis encodes:
- a CDS encoding rhamnogalacturonan lyase family protein produces MRHIPRILMTALLVLTVGAAPTAAVAAAPRPMENLGRGVVAVRRADGILVTWRLLGLDPAGIGFNVYRSVDAGVTYAKVNAAVLTGGTNYLDTTADPTVANRYRVRPVVGGAETAASGSFTLTANHAIEPVVRVPLRAGGKVKFVWVGDLTGDGQYDYVVDRQTSPQTVEAYRNDGRFLWSINLGANSVNQDNIEPGSSAIDVGHWDGVTVYDLDSDGYAEVAVRIADGVTFGDGTTFTNSDDNRQFLAILDGRTGAPRATAAVPTDYLADGPMGARLGVGYLDGTTPTLVAYMKNRKADGAFNLMESAWVFTGSALQLKWKWLRGSLNAADGHNTRIIDVDGDGIDEVAEIGFLLNGNGTLRYSLGGAGIVHGDRYHLAKMDPSRAGLQGYGVQQDNPSGLREYYYDARTGAMLWRHVESGVADVARGMAGDIDSRHPGMEVWSFSGVYNAPTNRLTQSSTAGPWPQQGLWWDGDLGMELLNDGKIEKWDPAAAGVNRLVTTWKFGAVNASTTYPAMVGDILGDWREEVVFTNADSSELVIFTTDQPTSTRLYTPAHNPAYRNAMTLKGYLQSHHVDYFLGTGMSTPAQPNIRYVGG; encoded by the coding sequence ATGCGCCACATCCCCCGCATTCTGATGACAGCGCTCCTCGTCCTCACCGTCGGTGCCGCCCCCACGGCCGCCGTCGCCGCCGCGCCACGGCCGATGGAGAACCTCGGCCGTGGAGTCGTCGCCGTCCGCCGGGCCGACGGCATTCTCGTCACCTGGCGGCTGCTCGGCCTCGACCCGGCCGGAATCGGCTTCAACGTCTACCGATCAGTGGACGCCGGTGTCACGTACGCCAAGGTCAATGCCGCTGTTCTCACCGGTGGGACCAACTATCTGGACACCACCGCCGACCCGACCGTCGCCAATCGTTATCGGGTCCGGCCGGTCGTCGGTGGAGCCGAGACCGCCGCGAGCGGCTCGTTCACGCTGACCGCGAACCACGCGATCGAACCCGTCGTCCGGGTGCCGCTGCGGGCCGGCGGCAAGGTCAAGTTCGTCTGGGTCGGTGACCTGACCGGTGACGGACAGTATGACTACGTCGTCGACAGGCAGACGTCGCCGCAGACCGTGGAGGCCTACCGCAACGACGGCCGGTTCCTGTGGTCGATCAACCTGGGGGCCAACAGCGTCAACCAGGACAACATCGAGCCGGGCAGCTCAGCGATCGACGTCGGGCACTGGGACGGCGTCACCGTCTACGACCTGGACAGCGACGGGTACGCCGAGGTGGCCGTCCGGATCGCCGACGGAGTGACGTTCGGCGACGGCACGACGTTCACCAACAGTGACGACAATCGACAGTTCCTGGCCATCCTCGACGGGCGCACCGGGGCGCCGCGTGCCACCGCGGCGGTGCCGACCGACTACCTCGCCGACGGGCCGATGGGTGCCCGGCTCGGGGTCGGGTACCTCGACGGCACCACGCCGACGCTTGTCGCGTACATGAAGAATCGCAAAGCCGATGGCGCCTTCAACCTGATGGAATCCGCCTGGGTCTTCACCGGAAGCGCCCTTCAGCTGAAGTGGAAATGGCTGCGCGGCAGCCTGAACGCCGCCGACGGCCACAACACCCGGATCATCGACGTCGACGGTGACGGAATCGACGAGGTCGCCGAGATCGGGTTCCTGCTCAACGGGAACGGCACGCTGCGATACAGCCTCGGCGGCGCCGGAATCGTGCACGGCGACCGGTATCACCTGGCCAAGATGGACCCGAGCCGAGCCGGCCTACAGGGGTACGGCGTACAGCAGGACAATCCGAGCGGCCTGCGCGAGTACTACTACGACGCGCGAACCGGGGCGATGCTGTGGCGGCACGTCGAATCCGGCGTCGCCGACGTGGCCCGTGGAATGGCCGGAGACATCGACTCCCGACACCCCGGAATGGAGGTGTGGTCGTTCTCCGGCGTCTACAACGCGCCCACCAACCGGCTCACCCAGTCGAGCACCGCGGGCCCGTGGCCGCAGCAGGGCCTGTGGTGGGACGGCGACCTCGGGATGGAACTACTGAACGACGGGAAGATCGAGAAGTGGGATCCGGCCGCAGCGGGAGTGAACCGGCTGGTCACCACGTGGAAGTTCGGGGCGGTGAACGCGAGCACGACCTATCCGGCGATGGTCGGCGACATCCTGGGGGACTGGCGGGAGGAGGTCGTCTTCACCAACGCCGACTCCAGTGAGCTGGTCATCTTCACCACCGACCAGCCGACCTCGACGCGCCTGTACACGCCGGCCCACAACCCGGCGTACCGCAACGCGATGACCCTCAAGGGCTACCTCCAGTCCCATCACGTCGACTACTTCCTCGGTACCGGGATGAGCACCCCGGCCCAGCCGAACATCAGATACGTGGGCGGATGA
- a CDS encoding alpha/beta hydrolase: MVTGLPVAVGEEWLGRRVPAVRPVGQERPGCRVLTVRPVGAVGERLPAVLWLHGGGYLTGLPEHGQDLLERMAHELRAVIVSPDYRLAPEYPYPHGLNDGRDVLAWLHHDAPGADAGRIAIGGSSAGAGLAAALALHNRDVDGLPPAFLAVGTLDLFLAEDVDYARRLMRAGVPTELHVEPGAVHGYLGMPGTRLGGRLRAALIDALGAALN, from the coding sequence GTGGTCACCGGGCTGCCGGTCGCGGTCGGTGAGGAGTGGCTCGGCCGGCGGGTGCCGGCGGTTCGGCCGGTCGGGCAGGAGCGACCCGGTTGTCGGGTGTTGACGGTTCGGCCGGTCGGGGCGGTGGGGGAGCGGCTTCCGGCGGTGCTCTGGCTGCATGGCGGCGGGTATCTGACCGGGCTGCCGGAGCACGGGCAGGACCTGCTCGAACGGATGGCGCACGAGCTACGGGCGGTGATCGTGTCGCCCGACTATCGGCTCGCGCCCGAGTACCCGTACCCCCATGGGTTGAATGACGGCCGGGACGTGCTCGCCTGGCTGCACCACGACGCGCCGGGGGCGGACGCCGGGCGCATCGCGATCGGCGGCAGCAGCGCCGGTGCCGGGCTCGCCGCGGCCCTGGCCCTGCACAACCGGGACGTCGACGGGCTGCCGCCGGCCTTTCTGGCCGTCGGGACTCTCGACCTGTTCCTGGCGGAGGACGTCGACTACGCGCGGCGGCTGATGCGGGCCGGCGTCCCCACCGAGCTGCATGTCGAGCCGGGAGCGGTCCACGGCTACCTCGGCATGCCCGGTACCAGGCTCGGCGGCAGACTCCGGGCCGCCCTGATCGACGCACTGGGAGCCGCCCTGAATTGA
- a CDS encoding hydroxyacid dehydrogenase, with translation MPHRPTAVFALSERARQEAFPVPVLDRLRRLVRLDPAVTFTTFDSPAARAALADAEILISGWGAPRIDSGVLAAAPRLRAVVHAAGTVKRHVDEAVFEHGIVVTSAAQANALPVAEFTMAALTLGAKAAFTRARRYAAPRPAGGWPADRGPGLLGSTIGIVGASRIGRLVLERLRDIDATVLLADPHVTASQARSLGAELRDLDTLCAHSDLLSLHAPALPETRHLLDARRLALLPDGAVVINTARGALIDTAALVAECVTGRISALLDVTDPEPLPTDHPLFALDNVFITPHLAGAEGPEVRRLGEFATAEIARFLRGDPLRGRIHLDHLAWIA, from the coding sequence GTGCCCCATCGACCCACCGCGGTCTTCGCGCTCTCCGAGCGAGCCCGACAGGAAGCGTTCCCCGTACCCGTCCTCGACCGCCTCCGCCGGCTGGTCCGCCTCGACCCCGCGGTCACGTTCACCACGTTCGACTCGCCGGCCGCCCGAGCCGCTCTCGCCGACGCGGAGATCCTGATCAGCGGCTGGGGAGCGCCCCGCATCGACAGTGGCGTGCTGGCCGCCGCGCCCCGCCTGCGGGCCGTCGTGCATGCTGCCGGGACCGTCAAACGGCATGTCGACGAAGCGGTCTTCGAACATGGCATCGTCGTCACCTCGGCCGCTCAGGCCAACGCCCTGCCGGTCGCCGAATTCACCATGGCCGCCCTGACCCTGGGCGCCAAGGCGGCGTTCACCCGCGCCCGCCGCTACGCCGCACCCCGCCCGGCCGGTGGCTGGCCCGCCGACCGCGGTCCCGGCCTGCTCGGCTCCACGATCGGCATCGTCGGCGCCTCCCGCATCGGCCGCCTCGTCCTGGAACGACTCCGCGACATCGACGCCACCGTGCTGCTGGCCGACCCGCACGTCACCGCGAGTCAGGCCCGGTCGCTCGGCGCCGAACTACGCGACCTCGACACCCTCTGCGCCCACAGCGACCTGCTCAGCCTGCACGCCCCAGCCCTGCCGGAGACCCGCCACCTGCTCGACGCCCGCCGCCTGGCCCTGCTCCCGGACGGCGCCGTCGTCATCAACACCGCCCGGGGCGCCCTGATCGACACGGCCGCACTGGTCGCCGAATGCGTCACGGGCCGGATCTCCGCCCTGCTCGACGTCACCGACCCCGAACCCCTGCCGACCGACCATCCACTGTTCGCCCTGGACAACGTCTTCATCACCCCGCACTTGGCCGGAGCCGAGGGCCCGGAGGTGCGCCGCCTCGGCGAGTTCGCCACCGCGGAGATCGCCCGATTCCTGCGAGGCGACCCCCTGCGCGGCCGGATCCACCTCGACCACCTCGCCTGGATCGCCTGA
- a CDS encoding ABC transporter permease, whose protein sequence is MVTVTPAPASADRKPDEPAAAPARPGRRQRIRAGRALYLLLLPGVLYFLVFHYGALFGNVLAFQDYVPFLGLRDSAWVGFTHFERMFGDPLFWSAVGNTVLIALLQLIFFFPAPLALALLLHSIVGDTIRRFVQSVVYLPHFLSWVIVVALFQHMLGGAGVVNGWLADLGVGGIQVIGDPDLYKPLVVAQVIWKECGWATIIFLAALANVDEQMYEAAAIDGASWWRRLWHVTLPAIRPVIILLLVLRLGEFLSIGFEQFFLQRQSVGAEAGEVLDTFVYYTGFAAGDFGYAAAVGLFKGVIGVALIYAANRVAHRFGEQGIYKS, encoded by the coding sequence ATGGTGACGGTTACCCCGGCCCCGGCCAGCGCTGACCGGAAACCCGACGAACCGGCTGCCGCGCCCGCTCGCCCCGGGCGGCGCCAGCGCATCCGGGCCGGCCGGGCGCTCTACCTGCTGCTCCTGCCCGGGGTGCTGTACTTCCTGGTGTTCCACTACGGAGCGCTGTTCGGCAACGTGCTCGCGTTCCAGGACTACGTGCCGTTCCTGGGGCTGCGTGACAGCGCCTGGGTGGGGTTCACCCACTTCGAGCGGATGTTCGGCGATCCACTCTTCTGGAGCGCGGTCGGGAACACCGTACTCATCGCGCTGTTGCAATTGATCTTCTTCTTTCCGGCCCCGCTGGCGCTCGCGCTGCTGCTGCACAGCATCGTCGGCGACACCATCCGCCGGTTCGTGCAGAGCGTGGTCTACCTGCCGCACTTCCTGTCCTGGGTGATCGTGGTCGCGCTGTTCCAGCACATGCTCGGCGGCGCCGGGGTGGTCAACGGCTGGCTCGCCGACCTCGGTGTCGGCGGCATCCAGGTGATCGGCGATCCGGACCTCTACAAGCCGCTCGTGGTCGCGCAGGTGATCTGGAAGGAGTGCGGCTGGGCGACGATCATCTTCCTGGCCGCACTGGCCAACGTCGACGAGCAGATGTACGAGGCGGCCGCGATCGACGGTGCGTCGTGGTGGCGCCGGCTGTGGCACGTCACGCTGCCGGCCATCCGCCCGGTGATCATCCTGCTGCTGGTGCTGCGGCTCGGCGAGTTCCTGTCGATCGGCTTCGAGCAGTTCTTCCTGCAACGCCAGTCGGTCGGTGCGGAGGCGGGCGAGGTGCTCGACACGTTCGTCTACTACACCGGCTTCGCCGCCGGCGACTTCGGCTACGCGGCCGCGGTGGGCCTGTTCAAGGGTGTCATCGGCGTGGCCCTGATCTACGCGGCCAACCGGGTCGCCCACCGATTCGGCGAACAGGGGATCTACAAATCGTGA
- a CDS encoding carbohydrate ABC transporter permease — MSRYAYPAWQGRPSLVVRTAKIIALAVIVALVIFPLWAVVSTSLADPQQVIDNGGWVIWPSQWDAGAYREILDGGIVTRALLVSAGITAVGTTLSLTCTIGLAYALSRPRLYGGKPLLLLVLFTFLFPPGMVPLFLVVNGVGLFDQYAALVLPFLINVFNLVVMRGFFQSIPEELLEAARLDGAGEFAMLRRIVLPLSKAVIAVVGLFYAVAYWNRFFEAIIYFNDQTKWPIGTVLRQYVTGGAALAEGGEGTVSSPQSIQMAVVVLATLPIVCVYPFLQRYFVKGVLTGALKS, encoded by the coding sequence GTGAGCAGGTACGCGTATCCCGCCTGGCAGGGCCGGCCGAGCCTGGTCGTCCGTACCGCCAAGATCATTGCTCTTGCCGTGATCGTCGCTCTGGTGATCTTCCCGTTGTGGGCGGTCGTGTCGACCAGCCTGGCCGACCCGCAGCAGGTCATCGACAACGGCGGCTGGGTGATCTGGCCGTCGCAGTGGGACGCCGGCGCCTACCGGGAGATCCTCGACGGCGGCATCGTCACCCGTGCCCTGCTGGTCAGCGCCGGCATCACCGCGGTCGGCACGACCCTGAGCCTGACCTGCACGATCGGTCTGGCTTACGCACTTTCCCGACCGAGGTTGTACGGCGGGAAGCCCCTCCTGCTACTGGTGCTCTTCACGTTCCTCTTCCCGCCCGGCATGGTGCCGTTGTTCCTGGTGGTCAACGGGGTCGGCCTGTTCGACCAGTACGCGGCCCTGGTCCTGCCGTTCCTGATCAACGTGTTCAACCTGGTCGTGATGCGCGGCTTCTTCCAGTCCATCCCGGAGGAGCTGCTGGAAGCGGCCCGGCTCGACGGCGCCGGCGAGTTCGCGATGCTGCGCCGGATCGTGCTGCCGCTGTCCAAGGCGGTGATCGCGGTGGTCGGCCTGTTCTACGCGGTCGCCTACTGGAACCGGTTCTTCGAGGCGATCATCTACTTCAACGACCAGACGAAGTGGCCGATCGGCACCGTCCTGCGCCAGTACGTCACCGGCGGCGCCGCCCTGGCCGAGGGCGGCGAGGGCACCGTCTCCTCCCCGCAGTCCATTCAGATGGCCGTCGTCGTGCTGGCCACGCTGCCGATCGTCTGCGTCTACCCGTTCCTGCAGCGCTACTTCGTCAAGGGCGTCCTGACGGGGGCCCTCAAATCCTGA
- a CDS encoding extracellular solute-binding protein: MKRRSLLQLTGAGALGGLAACSGGGSDTGNVGNAGKDLAPWPTYVPFAGPQPDAPGDDSVGVQPLYLTYPAQLTSAYTEAPGDGSEVTAMVVTYEAPPKPLEQNSFWQEIGKALNVKLNVVVVPDPEYAQKMTTLMAAGGDLPDIVMFTNLNLPRRAEFIQRGCADISDLVAGDAVKQFPGIANIPTYAWKGMGRIGGRIYGVPLERPMPANSMFVNRTRLDEVKAPVDWNHDQYLSAMRDLSSGRRWGTGWYKTLFTGLGGITYHAGTWGAPNIWAVQGGAFTHTAATPQFEQALGVMRELTSAATHYPDSLTASSTDMQNNFYNGTVASLPNGFGALALPNLQKIGNRYTLGLARPYSAQATPWRSLGNFGFATFKKAAPERLKVLLRIVDHLSSPFGTKEYELINYGVEGRHFTKENGVITTTELYKSENSSTLPIRYIGTAPTVLHLPGYPEVAQAAHEWEKAVMPRSIAQPAAGLQSATQSSKGAQLDQILGDGIAAITFGRKPVSSWKETLTQWKAAGGDQLAEEFAKEYQAAS, translated from the coding sequence ATGAAGCGACGTTCCCTGCTCCAGTTGACCGGTGCCGGCGCGCTGGGCGGCCTCGCGGCGTGCAGTGGCGGCGGCTCCGATACCGGCAACGTGGGCAACGCCGGCAAAGACCTGGCCCCGTGGCCCACCTACGTGCCGTTCGCCGGTCCGCAGCCGGACGCACCGGGTGACGACAGTGTCGGCGTCCAGCCGCTCTACCTCACCTATCCGGCCCAGCTCACCAGCGCGTACACCGAGGCGCCGGGTGACGGCAGTGAGGTGACCGCAATGGTCGTCACCTATGAGGCGCCGCCGAAACCGCTCGAGCAGAACAGCTTCTGGCAGGAGATCGGTAAGGCACTCAACGTCAAGCTGAACGTGGTCGTGGTGCCCGACCCGGAGTACGCGCAGAAGATGACCACGCTGATGGCCGCCGGCGGCGATCTGCCGGACATCGTGATGTTCACCAACCTCAACCTGCCGCGCCGGGCCGAGTTCATCCAGCGCGGCTGCGCCGACATCTCCGACCTGGTCGCCGGGGACGCGGTCAAACAGTTCCCGGGCATCGCGAACATCCCGACCTACGCGTGGAAGGGCATGGGCCGCATCGGCGGGCGCATCTACGGCGTACCGCTGGAACGCCCGATGCCCGCGAACAGCATGTTCGTCAACCGCACCCGCCTGGACGAGGTGAAGGCCCCGGTCGACTGGAACCACGACCAGTACCTGTCGGCGATGCGCGACCTCAGCTCCGGCCGCCGCTGGGGCACCGGCTGGTACAAGACCCTCTTCACCGGGCTGGGCGGCATCACCTACCACGCCGGGACGTGGGGTGCACCGAACATCTGGGCGGTGCAGGGCGGCGCGTTCACCCACACCGCGGCGACCCCGCAGTTCGAGCAGGCGCTCGGCGTGATGCGGGAACTGACCAGCGCGGCCACCCACTATCCGGACAGCCTGACGGCGAGTTCGACGGACATGCAGAACAATTTCTACAACGGTACGGTCGCCAGCCTCCCGAACGGGTTCGGTGCCCTCGCCCTGCCCAACCTGCAGAAGATCGGCAACCGATACACACTCGGACTGGCCCGGCCGTACTCGGCACAGGCCACCCCGTGGCGCAGCCTCGGCAACTTCGGGTTCGCCACGTTCAAGAAGGCCGCCCCGGAACGTCTCAAGGTGCTGCTGCGGATCGTCGACCATCTCAGCTCCCCGTTCGGCACCAAGGAGTACGAGCTGATCAACTACGGGGTGGAGGGTAGGCACTTCACCAAGGAGAACGGGGTCATCACCACCACCGAGCTGTACAAGTCGGAGAACAGCTCGACCCTGCCGATCCGCTACATCGGCACCGCGCCGACCGTCCTGCACCTGCCCGGCTATCCGGAGGTGGCGCAGGCCGCCCACGAGTGGGAGAAGGCGGTGATGCCCCGCAGCATCGCCCAGCCCGCGGCCGGACTGCAGTCGGCCACCCAGTCCAGCAAGGGCGCCCAGCTCGACCAGATCCTCGGCGACGGGATCGCCGCGATCACCTTCGGCCGCAAGCCGGTGTCGTCGTGGAAGGAGACGCTCACCCAGTGGAAGGCGGCCGGCGGCGACCAGCTGGCCGAGGAGTTCGCCAAGGAGTACCAGGCCGCCTCCTGA